CAAACACGCGCTGGTGATCACCGTGAACGGCGCCATAAACCCCGTGGCCGCCGAGTATATCGTTAAATCCATCGCCACCGCCGAAGCCGACCCCACAGTGGAAACGCTGGTTATCCAGCTGGACACCCCCGGCGGGCTGGACACATCCATGCGCCAGATAGTAAAAGAACTGCAACGCACGCCCATGCCCGTTATCGTGTATGTGGCGCCCAGCGGCTCCCGCGCGGCTTCGGCGGGGGCGTTCATCACCATGGCGGCCCATGTGGCGGCAATGGCCCCGGGCACCAATATCGGCGCGGCCTCGCCGGTGAACATGGGGGGAGAGGGGATGGACGTTACCATGAAGAAAAAAGTTACCAACGACGCGGCGGCGTACATCCGCTCATTAGCGGAAGCCCACGGCAGGAACGCCGACGCCGGGGAAGAGATGGTCCGCAGGGGCGCCTCCATGCAGGAGACAATGGCATTGGCGGAAAACGTGGTGGACCTGGTGGCGGCGGACCTGCCAGCATTGCTGGCCATGGTGGACGGGCGGGTGGTGAAAACCGCCGCCGGGGAGCGGAAGCTTGCCACCAAAGGGCTTGCGGTAAAACGGCTGGACATGAACTGGCGCGAGAAGATATTCGACGCCCTGGCGGACCCGAACATCGCCTACATGCTAATGATGCTGGGGTTTTACGGGCTGTTTTTCGAGCTATCCAACCCCGGCACGGTGCTTCCGGGCCTTTTGGGGGCCATATGCCTGATACTGGCGTTTTACTCGTTGCAAACCCTGCCCATCAGTTACGCCGGGGCCTTGCTTATACTGCTGGCGCTCATCATGTTCATGCTGGAGATATGGATACCCAGTTACGGGATGCTAACGCTGGGGGGGTTGATATCGCTGATTCTTGGGTCGCTTATGCTGGTGGACTCGCCGGAAGAATATATGCGGATCAGCCTTTCGATGGTATTGCCTGTGTCTGTGGGCACGGCGGCGTTTTTCTTTTTTCTGGTTGGTTCGGGCATCCGGGCGCAGTACCGTAAATCCATCACCGGCATGGAGGGGCTTATAGGGGAAGAGGGAATCGCCGAGACCGACATTTCCATGGACTCGCCCGGCACGGTTACGGCGCAGGGGGACATATGGAGCGCCGTTCCGCAAGACGGCCCCATCACCAAGGGAGAGCGGGTGGTGGTGGTTGGCCAGAAGGGGCTAACGCTTACGGTGAAGGCCGAAACCGTCAACCCACGTGGCGTTTGACGCGGGGCAGGAAATCCGCCGGGTTCAGGGGTTTGGTAACGTAATCGTCGGCGCCCATGGCGAAGGCTTTGTGGCGGGTTTCAATTTCTTCTTTGTCCCCGGCTCCACCGGCGGCCGTAACCACAACCACGGGAATGTTCTTTATGGAGTGGTTGTGCTTTATACGGAATAAAAGCTCGAACCCGTCCATCTCCGGCATGTTTATATCGGTTATCACCAGGTCCGGTTTTTCCGGTTCTCTTATGATCCTGCGGATGGCCTCGGCGCCGTTCTCGGCTTCTTTTATCTCCAGATCGAAAGTGAACAGCATGGATTTTATCACCTCCCGCGCCAGTTCCTGATCGTCCACCAGCAAAACGCTGGGTTTGCGGTGGGGGAGTTTTACGAAGAACACGCTCCCCTGCCCCAGCCGGGACTCCACCCAAATCTCCCCCCCATGGGCCGAAACGATATCCTTGCAATATGGCAGGCCCAGGCCCGTGCCTTTCTCCCCGCTGGTGCCGGGGGTGGAGGTTTTTATGTCCGGCCGGAAGATGTCGGATACGGCGGACGGATCTATCCCCACTCCGTTATCACGCACGGCAAAGGTCCCGCGCGCGCCGTTGGGGCTGAAGAAATCTATTTTTCCGCCCTGCAGGCTGAACTTCAAAGCGTTGGTTAGCAGGTTGCGCATAACCTCGCCCATAAGCGTAGGGTCGGCGAATATGCGGGAGCCATCGGGAATGTCGTTCACAATCTCCACCCCTTTTCTGGCGGCGGTGTGGCTTAGGCTGTCTATCACCGAGCCGGCCAGGTCTTTTAGCTGGAAGAATTTGGAAGCGGGTTTTATCTGGCCGGTCTGCAACCTGCTCATGTCGAAAAGGTCGTCTATCAGGCGGATGAGGCCATCCATGCCAGCGGATATTTTTTTGGCCATGTCGGCCTTGCGGGCGTCGTCCAGCGCGTATTCCTCGGCGCGTTCCAGGATGTGGGTCATGCCCTTTATGTTGTGCATGGGGCTTCTTAAGTCGTGAGAGATGAGGTTGACGAAGCGGTCTTTTATCTTGTTCATCTCCTCGGCCTCTTCCTTGGCGCGGCGCAGTTTGGCTTCGGCCTCTTTCTGATCCGTGATGTCCCGCACAGCCACCACCCGGGCCTTCTGGCCCTTATACATTATTTCGCGGCTGTGGATTTCCACCGGGAACACAGAGCCGTCCTTGCGGACGGATATTGTATCGTAGCTGGCGGCGCCGCCCTGCTGGATCTTTTTGCGTATAAGCTCCTGGCTCTGCGGCGGCATGATCTCGAGCATGTTTTTCCCTATCAGCTCGGGAACGCTGAACCCGCACATTTCCGCCAGCTGGCGGTTGGCGGCCAGGGTAACCCCGTCGACGTGGATGAAGATACCCTCGTAGGCGGCCTCGGCAAGCTCTCTGAACCGGCTTTCAGATTCCCTTAACGCCTCGTTGGCGGTGGATATCTGGATAGTTTTACTGGCCACCAGTTCTTCGAGCTGGTCGTTTGAGCGGCTGAGCGTTTCTTTCAAAATCCCCTCACGCTCGAGCAGATGGCGCTGGGCGGTCTCGTTTTCCAACCGCATGAAATTGATCCTGTCGGCCAGGGCGAACGAAAGCAGAATCACGTCCAGCCCCGCGCCCACCTGCGGCGCCCACAAAGACCAAGGGGCATATGGAAGATACCCCAGGTCTTTCAGGGAAAGTATGGCCACGCCGCCTAAAACCGCCGACCATGACAACACGTAGAACCTGGCGGGGCGGTAGCCTTTAAGCAGGCGGGACACGCCGAAGGCCAGGAAGATGGGGGCCGTTATCAGAGACGAGTAATAGAGCAAATCCAGCGAGAATTCCCAGAATCCGAGGCAGGACGTTACAAACCCCAACGCGAACACCCATTTGAGCGCGAGAAGGATTTTGTCTATCAACGGGGCCGCGCCACCCCTCGTGCCCAGGAACGATTGCGTGAACCAGGTGGCGGAAAAGAAGGCGGCAAAATAGGCTAATACCGGCCCGAAATCGGCAAGGTAAACAGAATCCCCCCACAGGTACTGATAGGCAAGGCCGTTGTAGGCGAACAGGGCCAGCGTTATTCCAGCGATATATAACACATAGTAGAAGTAACTTTTGTCCCGCACCGAGATGAAAAGGAAAAAGTTGTAGAAAGCCATCACCACCATGGCGCCGTAATAAATGCCCAGCCAGATATACTCCACTCCATTCCGCTGGTGGAACTTGTCCGGCGTCCAAACGTTCACCTTCACTTTCAACCCGCCGTAGTTTGAATAGGCGAACCTTAAATAAACCGTTTTTTCGGACCTGGCTGGAACGGCCACCTCAAACGCAGGTTTCCTGTATTGCACGGCGCGCAGGCTGAACGGGACATGGTCGCCGGATTTACGCTCTATAAACCCCGCGCCTTTGGCGGGCTCGTAAAAATTCACGAAATCGAACAGTGGATGGTCACTCTCCACAATTACGGATTGGGGGATATCGGAGGGGTTGGATAAAGTGAACCGCGCCCACAACGCCGCGCCGCCGAGGCCGAAATTGAGAGAGTCCGAGGTGGCCCTGATGAAACGCGCCTCGAATTCCGGGTTGGCGACCTGCTTTATGGTGAGTTTCCTGTCAGCGTCCTTCAGATAATGGAGCGAACGCCCCACGGATCCGCCGTCCACCCAAGGGCCGATGACAACGTCGGCTTTGGAAACGGTAGCCCCGGCCATTGTAAATATAAGGGCCAGCGCCGCCCCTGTTCTAAAGGTCCATAATTTTCGCGGCAAGTTCTACTCCAGCATGAGGGTCCAGAAAAGGAACCTGTTTATTTCCCGCCAGGCGGACTGGGCGCTGGTTTTGTCGAAAGAGGGGTTTTCAGGCTCCATGAAGGCGTGGCCTGCGTCGAACGTGATTATCTCCAGCTGTTTGCCCATGGCGGCCATCCTTTTTTCAAAGTTGGGCAACATTTCGGGAATGGGCTCTAAATAAGGGTCTTTGGCGCCGTAAACGCCCAGCGTCGGCCCGGCGATTTTACCCAGCACGAAGGGGTCATACTCCACATAGCCGTAAACTATCACCGTGGCGTCCACCGTGGCGCTGGTGGCTACACGCAAGGCTTGCCGCCCACCCATCGAAAAGCCCACCACGGCTATCTTTCCATGGCGCTCCCTTATTTTCTGCGCCGCCGTTCTCATTTTTATCAACGCTTCGGGGCTTTCGGCGGTATTAACGTAAAATCCCTGGGCAATCTCCGGGTCATCCGTCACCCGTCCATCGTAAAGGTCTATGGCGTAGGCGGCGTAACCGGCTTTGGCAAGCTGGTCCGTCACACTTTTCACCCAGCCGTTCAAACCCCACCATGGGTGAAGGACCAGAACCCCCGCGCGGGCGTCTTCCTTGCCGGAGAAATAAAGGTTGAAAGGGCCAGCCCCTGCGCAATCCATGGTTATCATTTTGCCGGAGAAACTGCTGGGCACGGATGAGACATATTCGGTGAATGCTGGCTGGGCCGTAACGGATAAAGCGAATGCCAGATAAACGGCAAAACCGACAATGGCTGATGAAACTTTAACCATAACCCCCTCCCCCGTTTAAGCCACGCGCCGCCCCCCAGCGGCTTTCATGCGTACAGGAGTTTCCATTATAATTCAATTTGCGGCGGGAACGGATATGCCTTATAAATGGACCATGTTTATAGGACATTACGGGGCCGCCATGGCGGCGAAAAAACTGGCCCCTAAAGCATCCCTGGGCGCGTTGATCATGGCCGCGCAGTTCATAGACCTTATATGGCCTCCCCTGCTCTTACTGGGTATTGAAAAAGCCCGCATAACTCCGGGAATCACTGAATTCACCCCGCTGGATTTCTATTTCTACCCATATTCCCACTCGCTTTTAATGACTTTTATATGGGCCTGCGCCTTTGGCGGAATTTATTTCGCCATAAGGAAGAACACTGTGGAAACCCTGGTCCTTTGCGCCCTTGTGATGAGCCATTGGGCTCTGGATTTTCTCGTCCATAGGCCAGACCTGCCGCTGGCCCCGGGTGTGGACATTTTTTACGGGCTGGGTTTGTGGAACAGCGTGGCTGGGACGCTGGCGGTAGAACTTTCCATGTTCCTGGCGGGAGCGTATCTTTATTACAGTTCCGTAAAACCATTGGGCAAATCCAGAGCCATTGGTTTTTTCACGGTAATAGTTCTGTTTTTGGCCATTTACGTGGGCAATCTAGCCTCTATCCCGCCCAGCATGGAAATGGTCGGAGCGTCGGGGCTATTGCTATGGCTGTTTGTCGCGTGGGGGTTCTGGGTGGATAAAAATACCGCAAGGTAATGTCACTCAATGAACATTGCGTCTCCATAGCTGAAGAATTTGTACTCTTCCCTCACCGCTTCCTCATAAGCCTTCAACGCCAGCTCACGCCCCATGAACGCCGAGACCAGTATCAACAGGGTGGATTTGGGCAGGTGAAAGTTGGTCAGCAATGCGTCCACCGCGCGGAATTTGTAACCTGGGGTGATAAATAGCCTGGTTTCACCCCGGCCATGCCTTAAGAGCCCATTGTCACCGGCGGCGCTCTCCAATAACCTGGTCACCGTGCTACCCACAGCCACCACGCGCCTTTTTTCCCTTTTTGCGGCGTTTATGGCCTGGGCTGAATCTTCGCTTATCTCGAAAGGCTCGGCGTCCATCACGTGATCCTCTATAACCTCCGATTTCACAGGGCGGAACGTTCCCGGCCCAACGTGGAGAGTTACCGGAACCACCACCACACCCAGGCGCTTTATCTTCTCCATGATCGCATCGGAGAAGTGAAGCCCGGCGGTGGGCGCGGCGCAGGAGCCCTCCAAGCTGGCGAACACGGTCTGGTATCTATCCCGGTCTGCGCTATCGGCGGCCCCGCTCTCCCGTTTAATATAAGGCGGCAAGGGAACCTGCCCGAAGGTTTCGGTGAGCCTTTTCATCTCGCTTTCCGGCTCGAACCGCACCAGCGCTTTTCCATCATCACGTTTTTTAAGAAATGTCACGGCGCCATCACCGGCCAGCAAAACCTCCCCATCTTTTACTTTCTGGGCTCCGCCCGCCAGCGCCTCCCACTCCCCGCCACCGAGGTTGCGAATTAAAAGTATCTCCACCACGGCCCCGGTCTTGCGGCGGGTGATAAGCCGCGCCGGGAAAACTTTCGTGACATTTATGGCCAGCGTATCCCCTTCCCTAAGGAGCGAAGGGAAATCGGCGAACCGCAGATGACGTGTCCGCCCATCAGCCCGGTTAACGGCCATAAGCCTGCTTTCACCGCGACCGGCGCTGGGTCTTTGGGCTATTAGCCGCTCCGGCAATTGGTAATCGAATAAGTCGATACTGGTCATGAATCGTTAGGGAATGGTTTATAGCCCTTATGGGTAAACGAAATGGGCCATTTCGGGCCGTTTAATTAACGAGCCTGTGATCCGGCGGATTGAGTTTCCGGCGAGGGGCTTTCCACGACCGCGATGGGCGCGGACGCCGGATCCTCCGGGACAACCGCCTCCGGCCCGGCGGCTTGCGCTGGCTCTTGCAGTTGGGCCAATTGGAGTTCTTCGTAAATCTGCGTAAGCTCCACCCCTGGGTAGAAATGCTGGACTATCTCATCATAAGTGGCTCC
This DNA window, taken from Nitrospinota bacterium, encodes the following:
- a CDS encoding nodulation protein NfeD, whose product is MIRKAFIKTLSATLLMAAVALFASAQTGAKHALVITVNGAINPVAAEYIVKSIATAEADPTVETLVIQLDTPGGLDTSMRQIVKELQRTPMPVIVYVAPSGSRAASAGAFITMAAHVAAMAPGTNIGAASPVNMGGEGMDVTMKKKVTNDAAAYIRSLAEAHGRNADAGEEMVRRGASMQETMALAENVVDLVAADLPALLAMVDGRVVKTAAGERKLATKGLAVKRLDMNWREKIFDALADPNIAYMLMMLGFYGLFFELSNPGTVLPGLLGAICLILAFYSLQTLPISYAGALLILLALIMFMLEIWIPSYGMLTLGGLISLILGSLMLVDSPEEYMRISLSMVLPVSVGTAAFFFFLVGSGIRAQYRKSITGMEGLIGEEGIAETDISMDSPGTVTAQGDIWSAVPQDGPITKGERVVVVGQKGLTLTVKAETVNPRGV
- a CDS encoding response regulator: MPRKLWTFRTGAALALIFTMAGATVSKADVVIGPWVDGGSVGRSLHYLKDADRKLTIKQVANPEFEARFIRATSDSLNFGLGGAALWARFTLSNPSDIPQSVIVESDHPLFDFVNFYEPAKGAGFIERKSGDHVPFSLRAVQYRKPAFEVAVPARSEKTVYLRFAYSNYGGLKVKVNVWTPDKFHQRNGVEYIWLGIYYGAMVVMAFYNFFLFISVRDKSYFYYVLYIAGITLALFAYNGLAYQYLWGDSVYLADFGPVLAYFAAFFSATWFTQSFLGTRGGAAPLIDKILLALKWVFALGFVTSCLGFWEFSLDLLYYSSLITAPIFLAFGVSRLLKGYRPARFYVLSWSAVLGGVAILSLKDLGYLPYAPWSLWAPQVGAGLDVILLSFALADRINFMRLENETAQRHLLEREGILKETLSRSNDQLEELVASKTIQISTANEALRESESRFRELAEAAYEGIFIHVDGVTLAANRQLAEMCGFSVPELIGKNMLEIMPPQSQELIRKKIQQGGAASYDTISVRKDGSVFPVEIHSREIMYKGQKARVVAVRDITDQKEAEAKLRRAKEEAEEMNKIKDRFVNLISHDLRSPMHNIKGMTHILERAEEYALDDARKADMAKKISAGMDGLIRLIDDLFDMSRLQTGQIKPASKFFQLKDLAGSVIDSLSHTAARKGVEIVNDIPDGSRIFADPTLMGEVMRNLLTNALKFSLQGGKIDFFSPNGARGTFAVRDNGVGIDPSAVSDIFRPDIKTSTPGTSGEKGTGLGLPYCKDIVSAHGGEIWVESRLGQGSVFFVKLPHRKPSVLLVDDQELAREVIKSMLFTFDLEIKEAENGAEAIRRIIREPEKPDLVITDINMPEMDGFELLFRIKHNHSIKNIPVVVVTAAGGAGDKEEIETRHKAFAMGADDYVTKPLNPADFLPRVKRHVG
- a CDS encoding alpha/beta fold hydrolase; this translates as MVKVSSAIVGFAVYLAFALSVTAQPAFTEYVSSVPSSFSGKMITMDCAGAGPFNLYFSGKEDARAGVLVLHPWWGLNGWVKSVTDQLAKAGYAAYAIDLYDGRVTDDPEIAQGFYVNTAESPEALIKMRTAAQKIRERHGKIAVVGFSMGGRQALRVATSATVDATVIVYGYVEYDPFVLGKIAGPTLGVYGAKDPYLEPIPEMLPNFEKRMAAMGKQLEIITFDAGHAFMEPENPSFDKTSAQSAWREINRFLFWTLMLE
- the queA gene encoding tRNA preQ1(34) S-adenosylmethionine ribosyltransferase-isomerase QueA, whose translation is MTSIDLFDYQLPERLIAQRPSAGRGESRLMAVNRADGRTRHLRFADFPSLLREGDTLAINVTKVFPARLITRRKTGAVVEILLIRNLGGGEWEALAGGAQKVKDGEVLLAGDGAVTFLKKRDDGKALVRFEPESEMKRLTETFGQVPLPPYIKRESGAADSADRDRYQTVFASLEGSCAAPTAGLHFSDAIMEKIKRLGVVVVPVTLHVGPGTFRPVKSEVIEDHVMDAEPFEISEDSAQAINAAKREKRRVVAVGSTVTRLLESAAGDNGLLRHGRGETRLFITPGYKFRAVDALLTNFHLPKSTLLILVSAFMGRELALKAYEEAVREEYKFFSYGDAMFIE